Genomic window (Oryza sativa Japonica Group chromosome 3, ASM3414082v1):
tatatatatatatatatatagtttttgcTGGCAGATATAACTCTCACCATTGATCACCATTGAGCAAAACACCACATTCATAAGTTTAACAGCTATTTAtctaaatttaatttttcaaaaaaaagttttgttTAATGGCTGAAACTGCACAGTGCTACTATGATCTTTGAACCAAATAAATTGTCTGAGTTTCCTACCAACAAATTGATTTGTTCACGGATTTAGGTGGTCACGGGCCATAATAAATCATTGAGAATAGGCCATATAACATTCAGTTATGTCATCACACACATTCTGATTTTGACAAAATTAGGCAACATAGAAATCAATGTATGCAAGTATCCAGATACCTAACACCATTGGCTGCTTATTGTTTCGAGGGGTTCACTGCTTATATTTTATTGAGCTTAGCTATATTGTATTTCTTTAAACTGCATAACCATCTCATTGCATAGCCCATATCTTTATAGCACCGTAACAATAACAACTACATCTCTACAAGATTACTACTGTGATAAGAAATGAAGGATTGGCGGTACATAAAATGCCTCAAGTTGCCTGGAACAAGCAACCATTTGTAGATCCAAACAATATTGTCGTTGTTATTGCATACAGCTTGtttatataacatatatatctTTCAGCCTCAAGGTGGAGAAGTTTGATCTCTACATAAAGAAATAGCAATCGGTGTTTTCTGCACTCAAATATGTAAATAAGCTATAGTGTGTCAGATATTACAATGGTGTTCAGTATAGAGCACACGTGCAGACAACATTTTTGCAGTGGGCTTATctatgaatatttttttattcatcTTTTGCATGGTTAGCATGTGCTGTATGTTTCATTCAATTCGATCTAGATTTGTAGGTACGTCCAAAGGGGGCATGTGCATGTATAGTAAACATGAGTTGGGTTACTAATAACTAAACAGATGTAGTGTATGTATGGAGAAAAATATGTTTGTCAGTGGACCGAGAATTGCATTTGGAGATATAACCAATAACCAAACAACAGGTGTAATGAAATGGGAAGTTCATTGTATATATTACTATTGATCCCTTGGAAAATTAAGatcatagaaaaatatttttttgctaaCATTAAATTTTAGAAGTTATTAAAGACAAATAGTATTGCACCGTAGCGTTTAGCATGGGCATATTAGTTCCTTCTTAATTGTAAACTGAGCGAGCAGCAGCGGCTTCGCCTTATGCCGTAGCCTCGTGCAGGATGAACCACAGCTGAGACCCTGTCCGTTATATTTCCTCTAAGGGCATGTGCTACATTAGCACAATCTGTCTCTGGGATCATCGggagattaatccattttattACAAGACGAATACCCTTCAGACAGGCATGAGCTTCGGCCTCCTCCGCAAACCTACAATGTCTAATCAGCTTCTAGGAAAAACataacataaaataaattaatgattaacatatattattaaagatcatataaaaaatatggtttataatttgggacggagggaggagtACTACGTAGAGAGCTATTGGTTATTTATCTGTACGATGACGACGTGAAACCAGAGCACAGactttttatatttaaaaaagaaaagaaaaacagagcagGGCGATGGCCCAATCCTACACGGCCCATTTTCTCGGCATGAGGCCCAGACACCCAGTGGTTATGGAGCCCAGCCCTGCGACTACGAGAGTCCGAGTCAACCAGTCAGTCAACCCAACCATACATTTTTTCGGAGAAAATTTGGCCATGTTATTTTCAACTTATTACCGGATTATTTGCTCCACTCTTAATTAAAAACacgtttctataaaaaaaagattttctCTGTGGTATTTGTTTAGACCACTTATTTTAGAtatttgttaaatttatttattaaaatatttaatttagtcctatatatatataatcaaatcATTTAATGATCTAAATTAAACAGAGCTAcgttattttttaataatggaatagaGTATCCCGACCTTTACTCAGAAGAGCTACAGCTAattattactctctccattttaaaTTGATAtgcatatttcataggtacaccaagaccaagaaaaactaataactctctcatactatatttactctagcaacaaactcaatgcatgcaccatccccactattttctagccaatagcaaatcaagatattgcatgtgggttataaatacttgtgtgcatagaTGCATATaccaatgtccatttactccaatgcacaaataacaaatagacttaataaatgaacacaaatatgtagatcatttaggaataacctaaaaaaaaaactatatatagatcaatttggaatgaagggagtataatCTTGCACTCTAAACAAATCTACGTCATACTCATACCGTCGTAATTGGCTGGCCGTGGCAGCGACATCACAGGCTCACAGCAGTGGATACCTAGTGCACACGATTGAAACGGCCACTGGGGAAGTTTAATTACCAGTCCACAGCTCGCCCTGAAGATCGAGTTAAACGCGAAGTTGGTATAtacatactccttccgttttgaAAAAGACAACGTTTTGAAAAAGACAAAATCTAGGGTGAGTTtgtttccaactttttcttcaaactttcaacttttccatcacatcaaaattttcctacacacataaactttcaattttttcttcaaacttttaattttaatcaaactttcaattttagtatggaactaaacatagccctAGATTAGTGTTCGTTCAGATTCAATTTTAGAAGCTTTTTTAGACGGATGACGTGTAGTAAAGCCTCAAATCAACTTTCAGAACACCAGACAATATAAATTGCTGCAATGGTTTGAAACCcgaaatcaatttttttttagaacttaaACCCGGGATCAATTCAATCTCGTTCCAATTAATAAACTGTACTACATTTTCCGTCAAATTAGGCGGGAGATATTTTGCTCTCCGCATATGAAGTAGACGAGATGGTCATCGCCTGGCACGGCACGAGCGTCGCCACTTGGCAGAGAGGATATCATTCAATATGGCTCTCTCGTCCACGTTAACCAATGATGCCAATCAGTTTCTctttagagcaagttcaatagtatagccaactactaactccaattcatctatagccaatctaatagctcattcatataatagttatatactacactattaatatctagtcccacctgtcatagacacaccgcgtcttagagtccgtgctacagctggctacaaatctgtagcccgctgctcttctctctcctgatttatcttcttaaaatatgtttacagctggcttataggctgttattgtacctgctattAGAGTTTAGAAGAACAAAATGCTGACAAATCCTGGTCATTTCTTGACCGTATGAATTCTAGAAAAATAAGATTAGTACTCCCTTAGAGCAGGTActatagcaggctattagctagctgtaaacatattttaatgagataaaagatgagagagaaaagcagcgggctacagatctgtagccagctgcagcgcgaactccaagacacaatgtatgtatgacaggtgggatcatatattaatagtatattaAGCAACTATtctatgaattggctattagattgactatagatgaattggagctagtagtgggctatattattaaacttgctcttaccgACCTTTGAATCGATTTCAGTGACGTCTCGCTCGATCTCGTCAGCTTTCCATGGCCCAATTTTCTCGACGGATATATCCACATCAGCGTGCATACAAGTGTGTCAAAGCTCGTGCCAGTCTCCAACACACGGAAGCTTCCGGCTGCTGGTCCCGGTATCTTGCACTTGGGTCCAAACGAGACAACATCACacaaggaaaaataaaatcGCATCTTCCAATCGCCTCACACTGCAGCGGCGCGCGTGGTGATCTGTCCATTTCTCATTTGTCGCCGCCACTGGAAAATCAGAGGAGACGAAGACTTCCAGCAACCATGTCAAGCTGACTCCCAAGCTTATATGCCGCGCCGGCTTGCACGCCCTCTGCTCCAcgagacgcgacgcgacgcgacgcgcgcgcgcactgGGGAGAGTGTCTTTCTTGCTGCAATGGCTGAGAAGAAGGGGGTGGGTTCACTTCTTCCCgggctcgccgtcgtcctcgttgGCTTCGTggtcggcggcgccgggagcGACGACCGGTTCGTCTACGCCGGCTTCACCGGCGCGCCGCTCGCGTTGGACGGGACGGCGGCCATCACGGCGAGCGGGCTGCTCGAGCTGACCAACGGCACGGCGCAGCTCAAGGCGCACGCGGTGCACCCGGCGGCGCTGCgcttccacggcggcggcggcggcggcggcgcggtgcgcTCCTTCTCGACGTCGTTCGTGTTCGGGATCATCCCGCCTTACTCCGACCTGAGCGGCCATGGCATCGTCTTCTTCGTCGGGAAGAACAACTTCACCGCCGCGCTGCCGAGCCAGTACCTGGGCCTCCTCAACAGCACCAACAACGGCAACACCACCAACCACATCTTCGGCGTCGAGCTCGACACCATCGTCAGCTCCGAGTTCCAGGATCCTAACGACAACCACGTCGGCATCGACATCAACAGCCTCAAGTCCGTCGCCGTGAACACCGCCGGCTACTACGACGACAAGACCGGCGCCTTCCACGACCTGTCCCTGATCAGCGGCAAGGCCATGCAGGTCTGGGTGGACTACGACGGCGCCACCACGCAGATCAGCGTGTTCATGGCTCCTCTCAAGATGTCCAAGCCTACGAGGCCACTGGTGTCTGCCGTGTACAACCTCTCACAGGTGCTCGTCGATCCGGTGTACGTCGGCTTCTCGTCGGCGACGGGCACGGTGAGGTCACGCCACTACGTTCTTGGCTGGAGCTTCGCCATGGACGGGCCTGCTCCTGCCATTGACATCGCCATGCTGCCCAAGCTGCCGTTCTATGGCACCAAGGCACGGTCCAAGGTATTGGATATCGTTCTGCCCATAGCAACCGCGGTGTTCGTCCTCGGTGTGGTTGTAGTGGTGGTTTTGCTTGTCAGGAGGAGATTGAAGTATGCTGAGCTGCGAGAAGACTGGGAGGTTGAATTTGGGCCGCACCGATTCACATACAAGGACTTGTTCCGAGCGACGGAAGGGTTCAAGGCCAAGATGTTGCTGGGTATAGGAGGATTTGGGAGGGTGTACAAGGGAGTTCTACCGAAATCCAATATGGAGGTTGCGATAAAGAAAGTGTCCCATGAATCGAGGCAAGGCATAAAGGAGTTCATTGCAGAGGTGGTGAGTATTGGGCGTCTTCGGCATCGGAACCTCGTGCAATTATTAGGTTATTGCCGGCGAAAAGGTGAACTTATTTTGGTTTATGACTACATGCCAAACGGTAGTCTTGATAAATACCTATATGATGATAAGAACAAGCCTACTCTGGATTGGACTCAAAGGTTCCGCATCATAAAAGGGGTAGCATCTGGCCTACTGTATATTCATGAGGATTGGGAGCAAGTTGTCATTCATTGAGATATCAAAGCAAGTAACGTTCTTCTTGATAGTGAGATGAATGGACGGTTAGGCGACTTTGGTCTAGCAAGATTATATGATCATGGTGCTGATCCACAAACAACACATGTGGTTGGCACAATGGGATATCTAGCCCCAGAATTAGCACGATCAGGAAAGGCATCCCCTCTAACCGATGTTTTTGCATTTGGTGCCTTTCTCCTCGAAGTTACATGTGGACGAAGACCTGTTGAGCAAGCCATGCAAGACAACCAACTCATGTTGGTCGATTGGGTGCTTGAGCATTGGCAGAAAGGATCACTTACAAAGGTAATTGATGCAAGGCTCCATGGCAACTACAACATTGATGAGGCAATCCTAGTGTTGAAGTTAGGGTTGTTGTGTTCACATCCATTGCCCGGTGCAAGGCCTAGCATGCGACAGGTTGTGCAGTATCTTGAAGGTGACATGCCCTTCCCTGAGCTAACGCCAACACATCTAAGCTTTAGCATGCTAGCTCTTATGCAAAATGAAGGCTTTGACTCTTTTGTCATGTCAACATCGCTTCCATCAGAGACGATGATGACCATTGGCACGATGAGTGGCCTCTCTGGAGGAAGATAGTACAGTAGCACCTActtgttagtttttttatcctACGAAAAGTTTTATTTCCTTGGTGTAAATGTTTGTAATATTTAGAGTAAATTACAATTCATTGTTTACCTTTTGAACAATCTCAAAGATAGTGCATGGTAGTGCTAATGCTTACAAAAGCATATCCTCTGCCTTACAATAGAGGAACACAGTAAATATATCTAGTAATGCAAACGGTTGTAATGATTCAATGTAGAATAATGTAGCAAGTTGTATTGTGATGACGTAGTGTAGCAGAAATAGGTGTGCTCAAAATCTTTTTGGATTGAACCGTGGACCTGTAGCGATGGATTTCAACATTTGATATCTCCGTGTTCAAATTCGGTATGACAACTGAAAAGAGCTAAGTGCTTTGCAATTGGtacaagttcactttaggtcccttaattttTCGTCGAGTTTGAAATTCATCCCTAAAACCGCAACACTAGATATGTTGCGTCCCTCAACTTGCAAAACTAGTGCAAATAAGATCCCAAGGCGATTTCAACTAATATGGCGCCTATGTGGCTGATGTCACGCCtaccatgggacccacatgtcagtgagtgtccggttaaaaataaaaaaatgcaatgcagaccacatcatcacccatatctttcccctcttatctcccttcttcctctctcgcCAGCTCCCCCGCCGCTCAACCCGATCCGACTCGATCGCCGATCGACCAACCGCCACCACCAAACCCTCTCACCTCCTCCTTCGGGATTCCAGCCTCCGCCTCTCCGGTGTCCGAACCCACCCACCCTGCCACCCGATGGCGAGATTTCACCATCGCCAACCCATACCTAGTTACAAGGCTCGTCGTCATGGAGGCATTTTCTTTGACTGATTAGTTCGAACCGAGTGAATCGACTAGCGAGTGGTGGACTAGTGGACCTGGTGGTTACCACGCTCAAAGCAAGGGGCACCGGAGCCACCTTGACCCTGTGGATAGGTCATCTCCTACCCGGCCAAACTGGTGACTAGTGAGTTTCGCATCCGTGAAGTATTGGTCTCTCTGTGAGGAGAAACTGCCTACTTTTGtttagttatttttttgtttgggtATACTTAGATCATCATGTCGATGTTCCGATTTTAGTTTGATTTGTCAGTCGATCGGCTCTAGTAGTAGGTCTGATGCCTGGATGCTTAGCGTTGCTCGTTTGGTGGTGGGGAGTACCTATTGGATGAGTTGATCGACATCGCTGCTAACAGCCTTGATGTGGAGGTAGTAGTTTAACTAATGACGTCCTAGCTCTCCGCACGGGACACCTGCGGGAACACAACGTTTTTGTGTGACCTGGTCATGCTTGCTCATTTCCCAGTTCCTTAGCCCCTGGATGTGCGGGTCGCCGGCATCCACTCCCCTCTCGGCGCCTGTAGCAGCCGTCATCCTAGCAAAGGCagggaaagggagagagagagagagagatagagaggaggaagggataGAAGAGGCGAAAGAAAGGGGATGATGATGTGGGTCCCGATGCAATTTTTCAACTGGAcattcactgacatgtgggtcccacagttgtttcttttttttagggtAAAGAGAGATTTTATTAATGGCTGAACATAGGGTTACATTCTTGATTCAGAAGATCAAGGATTTCTGCAGGAGCACTTAACTTCCACTCCGCATCAATTCCTGACCTTAACGCCATTTGAGCTAAAGCGTGAGCTATCCTATTTGAATCTCTCTTTATGTTGTGCACCTGCACCTGCACCAAACATTGCATTGCTGCTCTTACTTCTGAAATTATTCCACCCCATTCTGCTCTGGAAGCGCTTGTTGTATTTAGGTCAGCTACCACATTACCATTGTCTAATTCTATAATCATTGGCATATGCACCCACTCAGTAGCTATCCGAACCCCTTCCAAGCAAGCCCATGTAGGCGCCCACTCAGTAATCATTGTCCTACAGTTGTTTCTGACTTTAAGTGCCATGTCAATGcccacgtaggcgccatgttAGTTGAAATCGTCGTTCAAATCGTCTTGTGATCTTATTTGCATTGGTTTTAGGAGTTAAGAGATGCGTCATATCTGGTATTACGGTTATAGATGAATTTTGGACTCGACGATAAGTTGAGAGACCAATAGTGAAGTTGTTTCCTTTGCAATTCGCTAAGGGCCATCCCGAGCTGTTTAATCTGTATTAGTTGTGGTTTGGGCCCAAGTGGCCTAGGTGCCATATGCACTACAGGCCAGACTAAATCACACCTTAACATGGAATGACCCGCTACATTCCATGTAAAATGGCCCGCTATATTTTAGTAGACTATTCCTATGGGGTGGCCTTGCGGGCCAGTAAAATGGCGCCCCATTTGCATTTCTATTGTACCCTGAGAAAAAATTAAGTTATATCATCACAAATCAGTGGATTAAAGTCACATCATAACCACTGTCCACTGATTGATTTTTCTCAGATTGATGTGAATCAGAAATAAACCACTCGCTTATTTCAGGTTTAAGTCTTCCTTCTAAACAGTGCGTGCGGCAAATCCATTGGTTCTGTGTGGAATTTACCCAAACAACGCGTCATATGTATAATGCACAAACCGTATTTACTGATTAATTCCTTCCACACTTGAGGAAAACCAAAACGTCACAACAAAACTTCAATCTTCAATCACAATACTACTACATTGCATAGTAAAGAAGCTTTTGGTACACGGCTAATGTTGTTAGCCTGTAAAGCGTGTCGTTGGAGACGTGGCAGTGGAAGCCGACGGGAACGACATCGCCAcgaagtcgtcgtcgtcgtcatcgtcgtggcACAGGAACGCCGGAGTGGCCACGTCCATGTGCCCCGGCGACAGTTGGTCcaggacgtcgccgccgccgccgtcgagccacTGCACCACGCGCCGCATGCCTGGGCGCGCCGCGGGCAGCCGGTGCGTGCACAGCAGCGCGAGCTTCAGCATCgcctcggcctcgccggcggcgaagccgccgccgagccTCGCGTCCACCGCGCCGGCGATCTCCCCGGACCGCCACGAGCGCAGCACCCAGTCCACAAGCAcgagccgctcgccgccggcggccgcgcgcggctGCACGGGGCGCCGCCCGCACACGACCTCCAGCACGAACGCGCCGAACGCGAACACGTCGCTGCTTGTGGTGGCCTGGCCGGTGCGCGTCAGCTCCGGGTCGAGGTAACCCATGGTGCCGACGATGGTGGTGGTGCTCGGCTCGGCGCCATGGTCGTACAACCTCGCTACGCCGAAGTCGCCGAGCCGCCCGTTCATGTTAGAATCGAGTAGCACATTGCTCGCCTTGGTGTCACGGTGAATCACCACCTACTCCCACTCCTCGTGAAGGTAGAGCAAACCGGATGCGGCGCCTTTGATTATGTTGATCCTCTGTGCCCAATTTAGGATAGGTTTACCTTCACCGTACAAATACTTGTCCAGACTACCATTTATCATGTAATCGTACACCAATAGAAGCTCTCCTTTACGCCGACAGTAGCCAAGTAATTGCACAATATTACGGTGTCTAAGCCGACCTAGGCTCACAATCTCGGCGATGAATTCTCTCATCCCCTGCTTAGAATCATGACAAATTTTCTTAATCGCGACATCAATACCCGACCCCGGCATAACTCCCTTGTACACCTTCCCGAATCCTCCAACGCCAAGAACCATGTCATCATGAAATCCTTTAGTCGCCTTGTGTAAGTCCTTATAAGCAAAACGATGCGGTCCAAACTCGACCTCCCAATCTTCCACCAGCTCAACATAAATTGCCCTCCTCTGCCTCCTGAACAATAAGAACATAACAATAGCGGCTACCACTGTCACTGATAGGCTAACAGGTAACCAAATTTTCACGGGCATGTGCTTGGTTGACGCAGCTGTGGCCATGACAGGAGGGAGGCTTGGCAACTTGGCGTAGTCCAGGTCTTGGGCTATGCCGGACAGGCTAAAGCTCCAGCCAAGAACGTAGTGAGACGTGTCGTCGGAgcccgtcgacgacgagaatcCGACGTACATTTGGTCGGAGAACGCCGCGGAGAGGTTCGCCGGCTTCACGGACAGCAGTGGCCTCGCCGGCTTCGGCTTGGTGAGCTGGTGCAGCGTGACGTCGAGGcgcgcgtcgccggcgtcgtacTCCACCCACACCTgcatggcgcggcggctggtGGCTCAGGTTCCTGAACGAGCCGCCGGGCGTGTAGTACCCCGCCGTGCTCGCGGCGACGGAGTCCAGCCCGTTCACGTCGACGCCGACGTGGTTGTCGTCGATGTCGCGGAACTCCGGCGTGTACATCGTGTCGAGCTccacggcgaggacgcggccgcTCGCCGGGTCGCCGTTGGTGGCGCGGTTGAAGAGGCCCAGGTactcggccgcggcggcgccggagaagtCCCGCGTCGAGGAGACGGCGAACGCGATGCCGTGCCCGGCGAGGTCGGTGAACGACGACATGATGCTGAACACGAACGTCGACGTGAAGgaccggacgccgccgccgccgccgctcccgttgCGGAAGCCGAGCGGCCGAGCGTAGAACGCGTGGCCcttctcgccgctgccgccggttAGCCGCAGGAGGCCGTCGGGCGTGACGGAGGCGGCACCGTCAAGCActagctcgccgtcgccggcgccggcgaacccGTTGTAGGCGAACTCGTCGACGGCGCCATTGGCGACCGCGAGAtcgagcagcaggaggagcaaaAGCGTTGCAACATGCATGGCtgcgacgacgagaacgagaCGTGAGACGATCGATCGAGCGAGGCGTTTCGCGCGCTTTTGTGAAGCGTTTTGGCGCGCTAGCGTGGTTGACCGGTTGTGGAAATCGCATGGCGACGCGTGGACTGAACTCACACTCTCCGTCAGAGAACGAGCTGGTATGTTCAGAACCAAGTGACCACAGTGCAGCGTTCGAGCAAAGTGTACGGTAGCACAGCACGTTTGATTTTGGTGTACAAGAGAGTGCTTGACGGGGTAAACGGATCGGACTAATTTGGATTACGACGAGCCGACAAAATCATTCCCTGAATTATGGTATCGTCGTCCACAAGTCTCCTCTCAGACTCAATAACTCAAATAATTGCACGAGAAGTGGTTTCTGGTTGGCAGTTATCGCATCATGAAACTTCACTATTGAGCATCTCCTGCAGAGTATCTAAACTAAACTCTCAAACAGTTTTTAGAGCGAAGGAACAATTTTTAGTGTGAAGGGATAAAAATCGAGATCCAACAGGATCCCTATTAAAACCCCAAAATTGGAAGGCACCCAAAtcctctccctagcccccaatCCTGGGGCTC
Coding sequences:
- the LOC4334265 gene encoding L-type lectin-domain containing receptor kinase SIT2-like; translated protein: MAEKKGVGSLLPGLAVVLVGFVVGGAGSDDRFVYAGFTGAPLALDGTAAITASGLLELTNGTAQLKAHAVHPAALRFHGGGGGGGAVRSFSTSFVFGIIPPYSDLSGHGIVFFVGKNNFTAALPSQYLGLLNSTNNGNTTNHIFGVELDTIVSSEFQDPNDNHVGIDINSLKSVAVNTAGYYDDKTGAFHDLSLISGKAMQVWVDYDGATTQISVFMAPLKMSKPTRPLVSAVYNLSQVLVDPVYVGFSSATGTVRSRHYVLGWSFAMDGPAPAIDIAMLPKLPFYGTKARSKVLDIVLPIATAVFVLGVVVVVVLLVRRRLKYAELREDWEVEFGPHRFTYKDLFRATEGFKAKMLLGIGGFGRVYKGVLPKSNMEVAIKKVSHESRQGIKEFIAEVVSIGRLRHRNLVQLLGYCRRKGELILVYDYMPNGSLDKYLYDDKNKPTLDWTQRFRIIKGVASGLLYIHEDWEQVVIH